The sequence CAGCAAGGCATAAACTCGCTCTTGTTCTGCATCCGGCTGACTGGGCTTGCGGATGGATATTTCGTTTCCGCTTTCAAGTGGCAGCCGGGTGGTTGCCACAACATGGGTGCCGAGTAGGCGGCGCAGAGTGCGCCACTCCCGAAGGTCACCGGAGGTTTCAAGCCGGTAGCCGATCCAGCGCAGCAGGTGATAGGCGAGTACGCTGATAAAGATGTGCCCGTCGACGCGCTTTTCGAGTTGGTGGAAGTTTGGACGCAGCCCGAGTGTGCTCTTGAGCATGCGGAACCCTTTTTCAGCTTCGAGCAGGGTCATGTAGAGCTCCCAGAGCGTTTCGGCTTCCATGCTTTTGTCGGTTTTGAGGACGTAGTCGCCGCATAGCGCGAGCGCTTCGTCGAGCTTCTCATCGTTGCGGGCAAGAAGTAGGGTTTGGTCTTTGTGCTCGGCTTTATAGAAGCGGGCAACCCGAGGGTGTTTCTTCAGGAAGGCTCCGATCTTGCGTTCGATTACATCCGGCTTTTTGAGCCTTCCTTTTTCAATACGCCTGCGCAAGGATTCGCCGTCGGCAAGGAACCATTTTTCGGCGTTGGAAATCATGGCGCGTTCTTTTTCCCCGCGTTGGGCACTCCGGCAGAGCACGAGACAGCAGTTTTTATTTTCCGGATCGGCGATACGCTTGACCTCTACCTGCTTGTCCGCTTTGCGCCCAGGGAGCGCACAAAAGGTTTCATTTGCGAAGTATTCGGCATAGCGACTCCGGCTCCCTCGGGTGATGTTTACGATGTAGGAGCATCCGCGTTGTTCAAGTAGCTTCAGGTTTTCTTCCGAGACGAACCCGGCGTCGAGGATTACGACGGGCTTGAGCTCTTGGTCGCCGAGCTCCAGCCGGTCGAGCATGGCCAGTAGCGTTTTTGTATCGGCGATGTTCCCCTCGAACACCTCGTGCGCCAGAGCAAACCCATGTTCGTCGAATGCCATGCCGACCGCGACTTGGCGGCAGTCGTTGCGCTTCTGTTTATTCTTGCCGTGCTTCGCCTTCGGGTTGCTTTGGCAAAGACCTTCAAAATGAGTATTGGTGACGTCGTAAAGCACGATGCTTCGGCGCAAGCTGAAGAGTTCCTGCTCACTGGAACGAAGCTCCTTCTCGATTTTTCGCCGGATTTTAAGGAGTTCGTCACTGGTTTTGTAGAGTCGATCTTTTGTGGTTTTCGTAACGCCCACTCCGAGGATCTCCGGCAGCGCTGTCCGGTTCGACCAATCAATTAGCGCCCATTCGCTGAGCGGCTCGACCAATCGGTTAATCACCATTAGCTGAGCAATGGCTATGTGCTCCGGCTTCATTCCAAGACTGCTTAAAATCGCCGAAAGCCCCAGCGCCTCCCACGCCTTAAGCGCCACCAAATGAGGCCCGAACCCCACCACATAATCGGTTCGAATCCTCTCAACCAGTACGCCATCAAGCCGGGTTGTGCCAGGAGCCAGCGCAACCGCCTTGGACTGCTCCGCAATTTTATGGATCCGTACAACCCATTCAGCACCCACCCTCGAAAGCCTTGCTGGAAAAAGTGATTGCTCGCCACGCAGGCGCAACTCCACAGCCTTTGCAATTATTCCCCGCTCATCGGTCGGAACCGCAGCATCGCCAAGCGATGCCAAAACCCGTTGACGCGGCAACCCCTCCTCATTTCGGTAGGACTCCACCAGCTGAAGCACCGACGTTGCGCGAACCGTCTTTTCCCTGAAGAACATGCCAAAATCATACCAAGACCGAGTTGTGCGTCAACCGGCTCAGGCAAATTGCAGGCACTACGCCGCGACCTCCACGTTGGAAACACGTGACTTACAACAAAAACGGCACCGAAATGGGGTGAAAAAGTCGCTTTTTCCCATTTTAAAACGAGCTTCTAAGAAGCTTGGGCTAGCAGTCTCTGGCCAGGATAATGTCATTGCAGGTAAGGAGGCAGAGGCAAAAGAGAGAGCTCTTTTGTATGTTTCCCTTACTCGTGCCCGAAAAAGTGCCTACATGACCAGTTGCGGCGAACCGAGTCCATACCTCGTTGCTTAGCGAAAAATTTATAAACTGCGACTACTTTTGAGTAGTGATGGAAGCAGATCAGCAGAGTGCCCCCTATGCACTCGAAGAAAAACTTGCGGCGATGGAATGCCATTTGCGTGATATCCGGACGGATGTGTCCTGGATTCTGACGGCAGTTCGCGATGAACTCGAAGCTATCAGGCAGCGCGATTTTTGGCAGGAGTACCGCGAGACCTACCAACAGGAGTAGAGGCGATTATGTCTTTGCTCCTTTTTTTATTTCCGACCACGGAATACACCGAACACACGGAACAGAGCGGGAATTATTTTGACCGCGAATGACGCGAATGGGCGCGAATTAAGAACGGGAAACTAAGCGGAAATGATGTTGGCCACGAAAAGGCACAAGAAATCACAAAAAAGCGGAAGTATATTTAACCGCAGATGAACGCCGATAGGAAATAAACGACTCGGGTTCCCCGTCACCTGCACGCAGGGTTTGGATTAAATGGCGCAGGTCGCGACAAACCAGTTTGCCGATCCCGGCTCCAAAAATCCAATTGCGTTTATTTCCAGAACAGCCATCTCCTATTAGTGAAAATCAGTGTCCATTGAACCGTGCCTCCGGCACTATTTCCTTTCGGAAATTATTTATCGCTGCGCTTTCAGGTGCCTTTTTGTGGCAAACATTTCCCCCTCGGTTTTACTCGGCTGTCCCTCACCTGTCCGCCGTAGCCTCTCGGGCGAAGGAGGAAGCGATAGCGGGGGGTGAAAAATATCCCATACCGATAACCGGTAACGATTAACTGATAACTGAAATTGCACCCCAGAAAATGAGTGCAATTTCCCCATATGAAAACGATTCAAAAAATCCGTTTGATGCCATTTGCTTGAACGGTAACACCGCGAAGGAACTGATGCCAAACTCTGGCTGAACACAGTGGATTCGCTTTGAGGTTTACGGCTTCGCCAAACCTTGTCTTGTACACGCGTTCCCCGTCGAGAGGAACCATCTATGTAGCGACCGCTACGAATTCTACAAAACACCATTTCACCACGGAAAACACTGACTACACGGAAAGTTTTGACCGCTAATTGACGCGAATTTCAACAACCGTTTTTAGCCATAAAAAGGCACGAGACCGCCGAAGGCAGAGGCTGGCGCAAAGCGACGGCAACGAACGAAGTGAGAGGCAACACACAAGAATTTCAACGGAAACCCCAAAGATTTCTTAACCACGAAGCACACGAATAGACACGAAAAATTTCAGTCGCGAATGAAGATTTTCTACAACCACTCCCGCCGGTCGTTAGAGGGGCTCCGAGGAATAGAGAGAAGATTTAATCCGCAGATTTTTGAGATGCTCGCAGATGAAGGAACCCGATGCGTCTTGATAAATCCATTGTGCCGCCTGAAAGCACAGCGATAAATAATTTCCGCAAGGAAATAGTGCCGAAGGCACGGTTCAATCATAACTTGTGCCCCGAATCTCGATTCGCGCCCCAAGAGTTTTTGATCCGCACGACCTCGATGAGGTCAACCAACTCCGTTGGTCGGTTCCCTTTTATGGCACCAGCACCCCCTCTGCCTTGCTCGGCTGTCACTCACCTGTCCGCCGTAGCCTTTCGGGCGAAGGAGGAAGCGAAGCGGCCCGAAGGTTCGGGCTCTGCGAGGTTGTGAAAAACATCCAATCTCAAATCCTGACCATCGAGTTTATCCGGTCAGAAAATTACCAAGCCAACAAACAGAAAGGAGATTCAGATGAATCAGATTACATTGGATACAGTCCGGCAGATGATGAAGCGCGAGCTAGGCGCAGATTCATTTATTGCCGGCATGGTTCAGTCGGTTACGGCTGACCCGAAGATTCCTACGGCATGTATCAATGCCAAGGGAGAAATGAAATACAGTCCGGCGTTTGTGTCGGAGCAGGTAAAGACGGAGCAGGATCTATTCTGCCTGATCTTTCACGAAATTCTACACCCGGCGTTTGGCCATTTCATCTATGGCCGCGATGAGGTGAGTAACATCGCCTGCGATGCGATTATTAATGCGCTGATCAGTCAGTTCTACGCAGCAGCATCCGGAAAAGGATCGCTGTTTGAACGGCTGTATGAGTCTCAGGGGCTGGAGTCGATCCTTCGTCCGGAAAGCAAATGCACCAATGGACGGTATCGGTATCTTTATCAGCACCTTTACCCGAAGTGGACGGCTTATGATGAGCTGAGTGCGGGTGAGGTGATCCGGACATTAAAAATGCTGATGCCGCAGCAGGAAGCCGCACCGCTGCTGGTCGGATCACATGGATCTGCAACAGAAGGATCAGGGAGTTTCGGAACGGAACAACTTCAGGGCATTGCCGGAGAAATTGCGGAGCATGTGGCCAATCATCAGGGCTGTACCGGAAGTATGTTCGGCGGCCTGAAGAAGATGATCATCGAGATCATGAAGACCAAGCGAAGCCTGCGGCAGGAGCTGCTGCTCAACTACACCACCCGCAAGCGGCTGGACGGGTTTTTCTGCACTGAGCAGAGTCAGCGCCGAGCCACCTCGCCCTTTCCGCTCAATCCGAGCCGACGCGATATGGTGCTTTTGAGTGCGGACATTTGGCCGGGATTCTTTCGGAACCGTCAGCCGGAACTGAAACATCGACGCGAAGGCATTGCTGTTTTCCTGGATGTATCCGGATCGGTGAATCAACACCTGCCGGAAATTGCCGGGCTGCTGGCCCGTTACCGTAAGGAGATCCGCTCGGTCTATCAGTTCAGTAACGCGGTGTCTGAAATCACGATGGATGCGTTGTTGCGCGGCTATGTCGAAACCACCTACGGAACCGACTTCAACTGTGTTGCCCAGACCATTCTAAGAGAACAGCTGGAACGGGCGGTGATCATCACCGACGGCCACGCCTCGCTGTCGGAGCTCAACGCTATCGGGCTGAGGGATGCCGGGGTGCATCTGCTGACGGTGCTGTTTGGATTTCGCTGCAACGGGGAAGTCCTGCGCCCCTTTGGGGATGTTATGGCACTGAATGAAATAACGGAAGGAGAAGAATGAAACTGGAAACTTGAAACTGGAAGAAGGTTTTGGTCGCCGCCCGAAGCGAAGCGCAGATAATTTCTGAAAGAAATAGAGCTATAGGCTCGGTTCAAAAGGCACAAAAAACGCAGAAGAGAAATCGAGAGTCGATTGGGCGCTAATGTCTGATCGGCTTTTTTTGTGAAGCGGATGGATTCGCGTCAATTCGCGTTCATTCGCGGTTAAAAAATAAGGAGAAGAAAATGAAGAGTCATGTAGGTATGGAACAAAAGGTTTGTCCGGTGTGTGGACAGGCATTTGATACAGGAACAATCCTGCTGGATAAGCGG is a genomic window of Pontiella desulfatans containing:
- a CDS encoding DUF2201 family putative metallopeptidase, with the protein product MNQITLDTVRQMMKRELGADSFIAGMVQSVTADPKIPTACINAKGEMKYSPAFVSEQVKTEQDLFCLIFHEILHPAFGHFIYGRDEVSNIACDAIINALISQFYAAASGKGSLFERLYESQGLESILRPESKCTNGRYRYLYQHLYPKWTAYDELSAGEVIRTLKMLMPQQEAAPLLVGSHGSATEGSGSFGTEQLQGIAGEIAEHVANHQGCTGSMFGGLKKMIIEIMKTKRSLRQELLLNYTTRKRLDGFFCTEQSQRRATSPFPLNPSRRDMVLLSADIWPGFFRNRQPELKHRREGIAVFLDVSGSVNQHLPEIAGLLARYRKEIRSVYQFSNAVSEITMDALLRGYVETTYGTDFNCVAQTILREQLERAVIITDGHASLSELNAIGLRDAGVHLLTVLFGFRCNGEVLRPFGDVMALNEITEGEE
- a CDS encoding IS1634 family transposase, with protein sequence MFFREKTVRATSVLQLVESYRNEEGLPRQRVLASLGDAAVPTDERGIIAKAVELRLRGEQSLFPARLSRVGAEWVVRIHKIAEQSKAVALAPGTTRLDGVLVERIRTDYVVGFGPHLVALKAWEALGLSAILSSLGMKPEHIAIAQLMVINRLVEPLSEWALIDWSNRTALPEILGVGVTKTTKDRLYKTSDELLKIRRKIEKELRSSEQELFSLRRSIVLYDVTNTHFEGLCQSNPKAKHGKNKQKRNDCRQVAVGMAFDEHGFALAHEVFEGNIADTKTLLAMLDRLELGDQELKPVVILDAGFVSEENLKLLEQRGCSYIVNITRGSRSRYAEYFANETFCALPGRKADKQVEVKRIADPENKNCCLVLCRSAQRGEKERAMISNAEKWFLADGESLRRRIEKGRLKKPDVIERKIGAFLKKHPRVARFYKAEHKDQTLLLARNDEKLDEALALCGDYVLKTDKSMEAETLWELYMTLLEAEKGFRMLKSTLGLRPNFHQLEKRVDGHIFISVLAYHLLRWIGYRLETSGDLREWRTLRRLLGTHVVATTRLPLESGNEISIRKPSQPDAEQERVYALLGIDWKRAYPPRKTELKR